tgcttacaacataagaaaaacgaccaaactcaaaaacttaactatacgACTGAACttgaaaatgagatcaagatcAAATGACAACTACCAGTTGGACATATACACATttcaatccttccatacaccaaatatactagacctattgcttatagtatgtGAGATATGTACTTGACCACCAAAAttttaccttgttcactgatccatgaaatgaggttgggGTCAAGTAAAAGCTAATAATTTCTCTTATTATGAGTggtatgataactatatttggtatatacataccttgcaaggtacgtacatacaaaatatagttatcatacCACTCATTATAAGAAAAATTTACATGACGAAATCTTAACTTCcgtttcaagtagtcactgaaccatgaaaatgaaataaggacaatgaacatgtgacagacagaaacttcataacgtaaggcatctatatacacaGTATGAAGCCTCCAGGTAttccaccttcttaaatataaatttaaagctTAAAGAAGTTAGTTAACGCCACCACCGCCAGaccactatccctatgttgacaTTTCTGTGACAAAAGTCTCAGACTTGACATAAATaagttaattttcaattttacctgtataagaatgattttttttgttggttaAATCAGgcaatcaaagtatttacttttgtttcactttcaatgttgacattcttttcttttaataacTGAACATGTATCAATCATGTGTAACCCATCTCTgactaaggggttaaattgaagttcacatgacaTGTATAACTACAGATTCAATGAGGTTCAGTTGCAAgcgaataattcatcatcaaggtttcttagcttattttgataaAAGTGAACCATACTAGCTGCTAAAAGCAAAtcattatttcactattttactttcattgatttaatgattgaacaaaaaactgttctgtggtttcagaggagttgacaTTACAAACTGTTGTAGTGGTATATTAAGGCCAAAATtttaagttcaaaggggcataacttttagaaaaaaaattgactcataattatttgagttaattttaaGTCCAAGGATCATATCtttgcacaaaatcatcagagtGGAATAACATTCAAACTTGAACTGACACTTGTCATGATAAAGCTATATACCTTTTATTGAATTAATGTCTTTTAGAACTATAAAAAAAGGTGTGGAAAACTGAGCAATATTTGAACTTGATATATAACATGTCATGATAAAAcgatacaccaaatatcaaatcattatcttcaagcatgaaaaaaaagtgtggaaaactgatttgctggactgacagacgaatggacagacagacagacagacaatgTGCAAACCTCAAGTCCCCTTTGACATCGTCAGTTGGGACTAAAAAAATAGCATGAAAACTTCCTGTACaaatgcacatctacatagtatgtcctaattatctacaaagtttcattaaattctaTTGTGTGGTTTTAGCAGGAGTTGTGATGATAAGAACAGGACTGACATACTACAAACACAGGTACATACAGACATGACAGACAGTTAGACAGACCGACAGGTCAAAACAGTAAACTGGATGCAACAATTTACATAGGGGAGAATTAAATGGTTACATTATTGCTAACAAAAAACAACATGCAGATATTTGCTTTATTAACCAAACAGTTGACGACTCCTTTCTACAGTATATTTAAACTCCAGagatttttacagaaaaatttgAGAAAGCAATCAAGtcccgtttttttttattgtttttttttataaagtcttGTTGAGTTGTCATTATGAAGGCAGTAAGAATAATGATCTGTTCATAGGATACAATTATTTAGAAGATTTTGTCTACACTTTTTATCAACTTGAAGCACTTgaaatattgttgtttttgtaATTGTTTCTACAGGGTTATGGCTGTCATCCCTTCGGTATAAAGAGTTTCGTATTTGTGTGGGTCAGCAGTTATGGCATTCAAATCCTCATAGACATTTAAAACACTGGGACTAGTCATGTTAACGTATCCATGAACCTGAAGTGTATCACTTCCAGAATTGTCATTGACAAAGGTATCATCAATCCCAATATAAAAATCAGCGTTGATTGAACATGTTGCAATAGGTATATTTCCCGAAGCTCTTTCTTCGTCAGTTATTGGTTTGTTGCTGGTTTCAATCATTTCCTTCATGCGTGTTAACATCATGATAAGTGACACTTTTAAGTTTTTCGTTATCTACAGCAATCTCTTCCTGGTCATTAGACACCTCAGAGTGAATGCTACAATAAATAcagcaaacaaataaaaaacattcaCATAAATAtacagcttgctgtttggtgagagcctaggctctgtgttgaagaccctacttttacctataatggtttactttaataagctgtgttgtctcattggcactcaaaccatatcttcttatatctatataaccatgaaaacaaaaaatttacTAATCTGAAATATAATGACAAATGATGTATGAACATGAAAACATTAGATGTGTAGACTTTGcgaattttgttgttttatctataaataagttttaattatgattgacatttttaatctttttcaaaattgataaaatgctTCCCTAAGCACAGCCTGATACGGCCACAAAGGTCAAACTCTGAACAGTTGGGCAAATTTTGaaacaatattcaagcttgatactgtctgattCTGATTGTGATCAAATCTTTTACGTACATTTAATAGAGTTtcctgacacaaaataaatgcatTGAAATGTGGTCAGAAAAAGATCTTAAACATCTGATGCGCAAGACTGTGcaatttctgttttgtttttcttatccATCATACACGACAGACACATAGATAAACAGTAAGGATCAAAAGTTAATTTTTAGTCCTTTTGCTGTATCATctgaaataaatttgaacatgCTAATGATTTTTCCTATTGCTATTTAACAAAAAGGTTATGTATATCAACCATGCATTCGTCTTACGATGTAGTCCGACATAAATTTACATTTCAAAGGGggaaatatgaagatttgttcaatgcagacatggggtaatcgtaatcagtaatcgtaatcagctgtaatcgattacattttgcagtgtaatcctatgtaatcagtaatcatgccatttctgattacaagtaatcgtaatgtaatcgattacattgcaaaaaacaggtgtaatcatgattacttttagattacttaaagattacattcatatgattacttgctgattacaaatcttgtatttatatgaaaatagtttttgatagacaagatgaaaataagaaaatgtaaagcttgaatgaaaatCATAAAACTAGTATTCACAACGATGGGACCTTATGTAATGTGATAAATTGTATCATCTTAGTATATATTattaatgtctgtatcattttggtctcttgtggtcagttgtcttattggcaatcatctcacatcttttttttaatatataaaaaattcgtaagggttccacggaacccagtgtctcgcctacttttgctgttaatcgcagactcaacaaaaatgaggaaaaacatcaataaaaatttccctctcgatactgtcttttgattgaaagaagcttctaagtttggtaaaaaaaatccaggatagtttatgaatctaataaatgttttataaacttaaactgcagactggatgtaatgttaactggaagaaaaactaagtccatttataagtaaaatacggaaaaagtgatttgtttttttacaaaatttacttctgaataatatcttatgatcagaaacaagcttttgtttaagtttggtagaaatccaggatagtttaagaacattataaaaattttaaaaacttaaaccacagagtgaatgttttgtttctggcaaaaaaactaagtccatttataagtaaaatacggaaaagtggaaatttatttttacaaaatgtttttcttgatactatcttatgatcataaacaagcttctgtccaagtttggtacaaatcaaggatagtttatgaaagttattaaaattttaaaaactttaaccacagagtgaatgtaatgtttcctcgcagaaaaactaagtccagttataagtaaaatacggaaaaaatggaattttatttttacaaaatttacttctggatactttcttatgatcataaacaagcttctgtccaagtttggtagaaattcagtatagtttaagaaagttattaaaatttcaaaaactttaaccacagagtgaatatttgtggacgccgccgacgacgacggaatgtaggatcccttagtctcgctttttcgactaaagtcgaaggctcgacaaaaatgtgtATAACCAAATGTTTTACTTTGTTAAAAGTTAACTAAAGGAAATTGCCTCTCCAAAATTTTGTTGTGAGATTGAGCTCCTAATTATGATACAAGAAAATTCGATGAAAGCATTTTTTTCCTTGTTTGAAAACTTCTgaattcaaatgcagaaaacatttagttctaatttgactttgatggtcgacataaatacatgtatttgagcTCACTTTattcaaaatggaagttaaaaccatttcatttattgacaaattgaataaattttgttttccataaatTAGTGTATAATATGTGCTtcctatttttttattctttattaactttgagccGTATGGCTCATCAgtataaacaagtacatgtacagtcACAGTATATACATATGGCATAATATTACAAACAAAaggtgacgtcagaagtttcatGAATACAAAATACCTTTTACtacaataaactgtttcttaatttaaagagaaatgtatatactttCCTAAGTTACAATGCTGTTTTGTGctttcacctgacaataattctagtaattattaattagatcaagtattaaaaattttcaaacaaataatgacaatcaaccacttttaactttattgatattgttattaagacaataaaattttaatacccaagctcacctattgtttgttaaaaaaaatggaagaagggattaacacctgtaaaaacattaatggatgtgtcaattatgtcccaacagacaataaaactatacttaattaatttGTCCTTATTTCTTCAGgtttttgttgagcctttgactttagttgaaaaagcgagactaaaCGATCCTACATTCCATCATCGTCAGTGTcttcgtcggcggcgtccacaaatattcactctgtttttgaaattttaataactttcttaaactatactggatttctaccaaacttggacagaagcttgtttatgatcattagatagtatccagatgtaaattttgtaaaaataaaattccattttttgcgtattttacttataaatggacttagttttttctgtggggaaacattacattcactctgtggttaaagttttttaagttttaattactttcttaaactatccttggtttgtaccaaacttggacagaagcatgtttatgatcataagatagtatccagaagtaaattttgcaaaaacataaatccattttttccgtattttacttttaaatggacttagtttttctgcggggaaacattacattcactctgtggttaaagtttttaaaattttaataactttcttaaactatcctgggtttgtaccaaacttggacagaagcttatttatgatcataagatagtagtatctagaagtaaattttgtaaaaagataactccatttttttctgtatatacttttaaatggacttagattttcttccagttaacattacatacagtctgcagttaaagttttcaaaacatttattaggtTCATTAACTATcctaaatttttaccaaacttggacagaagcttcttacaatcataagatagtatcaagaagaatatttttattgatttttttcttaatttttgttgagcctgcgatttacagcaaaagtaggcgagacactgggttccgcagaacccttacaaattttttgttaattaggctgttggttaaaatttgtagaataaaataaagttatcttTTACATGGAGAAAGAAAGGACACTTGTCTATGGCTATTTTATCAAAatacacatgttacactgtacttgtctataaattttttaaataagatgaaTAAATTAAGGCTTTTCAAAAAATCACCAAAAGTAGCTTTTTTGTGAggatataaagttataaaaaaaactttgatattgcaatatacaatgtaatcataagtaatctaaagtaatcattattacttcaaagaaaagtaatctaatgtaatcgattacatatgaaatagggtgtaattgtaatgtaatcgattacattttattagcaaagtaattgtaatttaatcgattacattttaaagtaatcgaccccatccctggTTCAATGACACGTGGGATagtctcaaccaatcaaatattgaTTAAACTATCAATATGTATAAGCAGTGGAATAAATTTTTTTATCCTGTTAAAAGGAATTTACAACCTAGATAACTTTGCATACCTATTGGACTACTTGTCAGGTGTATTAAAAAATCTTGAGTCTAAGCTTTCCAACCTCTCTAGGACACTTCTGGCATAAttagatttaagaattcttacaCCCAAAGTAGTACGAGGTGGTTgctctgtttgttttcttttcgaTGGCAGATTTCTGTACAACTGATGTTTGTAGACTGACAGTACTGTATCTGGCAATTTTCCTTGAAATGATGACTTCTTTAGTGCAATAGCAGTAAGATCTTCTTCATCAACCTCATTTTGaaagatttcaaaatttaacGCCAGCCATATAGAGACGATTGTTCCAACATTCAGGCCATGGTTACATAGAGTATCAAACAGATACATATCTTCAGATATATATAGCCTGTCTTGTTCACAGTTGTACATAATAATCCTTACTTTATTATCTGAAGCTAAAAATGACGGAATACAAAGATTCTGGAGCTTTGGCTTCTGTTTTACTTGATAAAAAGCATTTGTTATAGTCTGAACAAATGATTGTCTTAAGGTTTTTTCAGTTTTAAAGAATCGATCTTCACATGTAGTAAAAATATCAGGGTTAAGGGTtaaagcagatccttctccatcTGTGCCATTTGTCCGTTCTAAGAATCTTTGCTTCTTTGCAACTGGTTCTGTCCATTCATTGTCTTCAATTTCTTCTGTTTCACAACAACTTTCATCGATATCAACTTTAACGGTACTTTTATCTAGAAGAATATCAGGATATCCATGCCAGTAGTCTGGATTTCCTATAAAAATGTAATGATAATTAAAGCACAGTGAATTTGAGCTCTTTAAAGCTTAGCTTGTCATTAAGAGCATCTCatattgtggggggggggggataaattACACACTAGAATTACTGAGAGCTCAAAATCTGAAATAGAAGGTACATTATGTAAAATTTGGCAATTTGTACAAAAGTAAACAAGATTAACTACTCTTTACCCCACTTTTTCCAAAAGCCTAGGTATAAGCAatagtgcacatgctgaaatgtctcgccttctttacttatcatttgGTGGACCTTTCTTCAGTATTGCTCTTTTATAACTTATTAggtcatataaaaatatatgtgtgtttCTTGAAaggtttttttgtaattttccaaTAAGTCAGACTTtctctcccatagactcaatgtaaaataaaattgtaaaattttaaaaaatccataCCTACCTATTATTCTCATTCAAAGATGttataggaaacacacatattattttatttggccttatgaTACAGTTGTATATGCAACAGGGGCATCAtatgtgtcccatggacacattccccattttattgtatgcaataggtcatctatatttggtgtatgaagatattatatgatgtacatgtcagtcacGCAAGTTTTAATTGACCTTGAacatattttcatggttcattgctcagtgttcagattttgtgttttggtcgttTTTTCTAAATCTATAAGCAAAAATTAAACTGTGTTTGTTGTATGGAAGTATTGAACAGTTagagatataactctatagggttattacagaaaataacttgcgtgtgttattacagatacttttcttaaattttctaaatctgtaataacatatgtttgttatttgtaaaattatttaatcaaTAGTGGACTCTAGGGAACTCTTGAGACTGTgcagaaactaaatgcatagccttgataattaattttaaaattgaattaatacatttttaattaaccaaggtaaatcaatgagacaaggcCATTAAGGAATTAACTTAGCTGTGataacaaggcttagttattaaaggaatgtaacttattatataagacacttgggaattactgagaaacttgcacagaacctcattacatgctctggtcattatttctcacaataaattaaaatacattgtaattaagcatgATTTATGTCTGAGAAAATACTTTGAAGTGATACAGAGAAGCTGTGATAACACCCTTTAGTTATTACAagcatattttttctgtaataacatataggTGTACTATCCAAAATTGGAATACTATAAACTGTTACATCTTTCAATATTTAAGTAAACATAAAGACAATagtaatatcaatagaacttgtatacattttaacttAACTTATGATGTGTATTGTtcctttgaaacatgtaacatacgtacatgatgtatgttatcacagttctttgatattttagtccacaataacaaatgtatgttattttcctgtaataaccctatagagttatattcCTGACTGTTGAaagcatggttcatctgaccttgacctcattttcattgttcaatgTTTAGTTTACTTGGTttagtctgtttcttagaaactataagcaataggtaaactatatctagtgtattgaatgattgtaggGTGTAAATgaatttcttgtttggtttatatgaccttgacctcattttcttggatcatttTAAGTtctgtgatagttgtagtaaagctttatatttagaactTTCAACATAATagcaatgattagtaaagaaggccaGACTTTTCAGTAAGTGCACTCATGTGCTAATAAGCATTGttaataagtttcataatattatgTTAAagaaaacttaagttagagagCAGAAACCAAAAATTACACAATTTTTTTCCATCTAAAAAGGGAAATATTTGTAGaacaacaaaatttaaacttaatctgtggtctaatcttttaattaccgaacgtgacttgtTCCCGATTGCGACtattttgctgagtgtgaattcacattgctataagacgtgttagggagctaccatttgatttttatgggggggctaggatgaaatttgaaaaaaataggcaggacaggagttttgagtaaaaaaaaaggcaggatgagacacttgcaaaaaaaaaaagtcaggatgacaatttaggtaaaaaaaaaggcaggaccaattagagtgaaaaaataaaaaggcaggacggagattacaactaaaaaaaatgcaggacaaaatttttcatcctagcccccccataaaaatcaaatggtagctcccttacagtACTTTTCTataccaaattcatgtatttagttttgatgttatatttgtaattctcatcggattttatCAAATGTCTTGACATCTTTTGggttatattcatgtgttatggtagaGAAAATTAATCTCAgacaccgccttcatttatttttggtttgatttgATTTGGTTCAACTTAATTTGtacgatgtataacttttgcagTTTGATTCAGAATTAACCGGACATTGAATATAGTTAATTGTCTAATTTCTaccttagtttgatattaataagtattgcaattttcattgttattaaatgcaatattagTATTTAGTACAAATacaatcttaaatcaatcctaattctatcttaatTTTGATGGATagttttattcattcaaatgtgacgtcatttttttattgctgttttacaaattcaaatgtgacgtcctttttttgttcttttttacaATTTCGAATGTGACATCAATTTGCGTTCAGACCTTGACTAGTTTGGGTGTGTCTAATTTTTGTGTTGGATTTTGTcggtttatgtaatgtatctggctgttttctgtaattagttaatacttcagttttatcatgtatatcttttatgtagtccttttataaaatttactgtttgcaaaagtataaattattctaaataattgGGATGTTCTGGTCccaaacagaaaaccctggccatttttgtcacaatttttttgaacttttggtcctcgatactgttcaactttgtacttgttttgactttcaAACTTTAGTATCTTGGCgtcactatatatatagctagtggGTCTTGTGCGTACGAAACGCACTTTTGGcttatgaaattttaaatctggtgccttttgttagctattattcgtgtgtttctttgtcaaatatgttctttttattttattgtagtcctgtaatgttgtgttgtcattttaatgttatatttaacatggccattaaagcgggaggtttggcatggcacaaaaccaagttcaacccaccatttttttctttaaaaaatgtcccgtaccaagccaggaatatggccattgttatattatagttcatttctgtgttcgttatattttaacatttgtttcctcttatatttgagtgtgaattcacattattataaatgttataagACGTGTTACGTCTATCCTAAattatgtatttagttttgatgttatatttgttattcttatcagattttgtctaatgctttgttcgtttctgtgtgtgttacatattaATGTTGTGTCTCCATCCTcctcttatacatgttatatttaacatgtttaatgcgtttcccttggATTTGGTTTgtgacctggatttgtttttttctattgatttatgagttttgaacatcggtatactactgttgcctttatttttgtggtcacattttgtataagtttcataacatttggttgaggcaaattaaagttagagAACGAAAGCTAACTTTAGGACGTACATCTGTACGAACATTTTTGTACTTACAGACAAGGATAAAACTTAATGACCTCTCACCTATGGCGGGGGCATAAAACTCCAtgaactcaaaaacttaactttgacaactaaaccatgaaaatgaagtcagggTCAGATGACACATGCAGATgtacatatacaccttacaatcattccatacactaaatatagtagacctattgcatgtacagtacaagaaaaaaaaagaccaaatcacaaaaactcataataaccactgaaccatgaaaatgaagtcaaggtcagattacaCCAGCCAgttggatatgtacaccttacagtccttctatACAACGAaaatactagacctattgcttatcatgcttataatatctgagatatagacttgaccactAAAAAtttaccttgttcactgatccatgaaattaggTCAAAGTCAAGGGAAAagtgtctgacaggcatgaggacctagAAAGGTACCCACATACatgtaccaaatatagttatgcTAATACTCATAATAAgaaatcactatccctatgtcatgTATATCGAGCTTCATATTGTCATCACACATCGCTGCTATTTTGGATTGGGTGCTACGAAAAAAAAGTTACCACTGAAAAAGTTTCACAAATAATGTGTCTAATAAAGGTCAAACCAGATCACACTGTTAAATTTAGATTAGacgctttttttttaaaagtttcagaCATGTTCAGATGTGAATTGCATTTGTTCAGGCATATATTccatattctttttaaaatatgtcatgtatgtatgcATAAGCAATAATAATGTATACCTCTAAATAATACTTTACCTATAGATGTATCGCCATAGACAAGGTCCTCTTTACATGCAGGACATTTTTGTAAATCAATAGGTGCACATCTACCATCTATCACATATTTTCCAGTTGGTGCAAGTTTTGAGAACAAGTGATGGGCAAGGATAGCTTGAATCTCTGCTTCACTCTTTGCTTCTTTAACTTTTTCTAAATGCTTGCTGTTACAAtctataaattaagaaaatacattaatgataacaataaaatacatattGTTTCCCctttttaatgtagaattttaACAATCTGCTATACATTTGTATAAGCAAAGCtcactatcatgactatacatgctataaatatgataaattaataattaattttgtttcacTATTCATAATGTTCATACACCAGCGTACATTTTTATCCTCattttaaactatataaaaatcaATGTCCAGCGCAGCTGAGCACTATATGACTGCAGAGGTCCATCAAGTGAAAGTCAAGCAAAaattgtgtctttctatgttgtgatgtttcaGTGAACAAATGGTTAAGAGATTGAGTTAACATGGtcaaggttggtacctattacaACATTTAAACCCGctacatttgtttgcacctgtcctcagtcaggaatctgatgttcagcaGTTCAGTAGCCATGGTAGctgtagttgttgtttgttgatgtggttcattagtgtttctcattttttatataaatcagacTGTTTTcccttttaaatggttttacactactgctagtcattttggggccctttatagcttgctgttctgtgtgag
The window above is part of the Mytilus edulis chromosome 6, xbMytEdul2.2, whole genome shotgun sequence genome. Proteins encoded here:
- the LOC139527051 gene encoding uncharacterized protein; this translates as MGDVFPLCFSQSTSLDKKTLRCYNVTNRLFSNVEIDNTDATSSVYFSEAFLKYTICSEDSITLSWFWCDAIEEIVENCCGEKKSNESRYQVLNLSIQCVQKFIQDDCNSKHLEKVKEAKSEAEIQAILAHHLFSKLAPTGKYVIDGRCAPIDLQKCPACKEDLVYGDTSIGNPDYWHGYPDILLDKSTVKVDIDESCCETEEIEDNEWTEPVAKKQRFLERTNGTDGEGSALTLNPDIFTTCEDRFFKTEKTLRQSFVQTITNAFYQVKQKPKLQNLCIPSFLASDNKVRIIMYNCEQDRLYISEDMYLFDTLCNHGLNVGTIVSIWLALNFEIFQNEVDEEDLTAIALKKSSFQGKLPDTVLSVYKHQLYRNLPSKRKQTEQPPRTTLGVRILKSNYARSVLERLESLDSRFFNTPDK